One Frankia alni ACN14a DNA window includes the following coding sequences:
- a CDS encoding sedoheptulose 7-phosphate cyclase, which produces MDANIHALYGRDIHRYLDSNDCDYELCVLPASEEAKNMQSVLTLVQGLDSFGISRRNEPIIGIGGGIILDVVGLASSLYRRSTPYIRVPTSLLGLVDAGVGIKTGVNFNGHKNRLGSYFAPSVALLDRGFLATLGDRYVSNGLAEILKISLVLDAHLFDLLEEHAETLLAERLTGRTAVGDAVGREVIRRAVDGMLRELQPNLWERNLERRVDYGHSFSPTLEMRALPALLHGEAVSVDMALTTIVAERRGLISAPDRARVFNLMKRLRLPVWHPLCGTDLLAHALRETTRHRDGLQRIPLPVGIGDARFVSDLTHEEVTRAAEVLRDLDLPTRAAPRLSDVGGHGHPIVTDVYDIGELGDVPDGAEAAHRDHVIACDASSVVWESIRWSSLPPGAACVEKAPGFAPKLYFILAGEGELLLGEESHPLRPGHLVVAGPSAVHHVRNHGADDLNWLLLEFHGLLNSTIWPDEASAGGGVA; this is translated from the coding sequence GTGGATGCCAACATCCACGCGCTCTACGGGCGTGATATTCATCGATATCTTGACAGCAACGACTGCGACTACGAACTGTGTGTCCTGCCCGCCTCCGAAGAGGCCAAGAACATGCAGTCCGTCCTCACATTGGTGCAGGGGCTGGACTCCTTCGGCATCTCCCGGCGGAACGAGCCGATCATCGGCATCGGTGGCGGAATCATCCTGGACGTCGTCGGCCTCGCCAGCAGCCTCTACCGCCGCAGCACTCCCTACATCCGCGTCCCCACGTCACTGCTCGGACTCGTCGATGCCGGCGTTGGGATCAAGACGGGCGTGAACTTCAACGGCCACAAAAATCGGCTGGGCAGCTACTTCGCGCCGTCCGTCGCTCTGCTGGACCGCGGTTTCCTGGCAACCCTTGGCGATCGTTACGTGAGCAACGGGCTGGCGGAGATCCTCAAGATCTCCCTTGTCCTGGACGCGCATCTGTTCGACCTTCTCGAGGAGCATGCCGAGACGTTGCTGGCCGAGCGTCTCACGGGACGGACGGCTGTCGGCGACGCCGTCGGCCGCGAGGTGATCAGACGGGCTGTCGACGGCATGCTGAGGGAGCTTCAGCCGAACCTGTGGGAGAGGAACCTCGAGCGCCGGGTCGACTACGGGCATTCCTTCAGCCCCACACTGGAGATGCGCGCCCTGCCGGCGCTGCTGCACGGCGAGGCCGTCAGCGTCGACATGGCGCTCACCACGATTGTCGCCGAACGACGTGGTCTGATCTCCGCGCCGGATCGCGCGCGGGTGTTCAACCTGATGAAACGTCTCCGCCTGCCGGTCTGGCATCCGCTGTGCGGGACGGACCTGCTGGCACACGCGCTGCGCGAGACCACCCGGCACCGCGACGGGCTGCAGCGCATCCCGCTACCGGTCGGGATCGGCGACGCCCGCTTCGTCAGTGACCTGACCCACGAGGAGGTCACACGAGCGGCCGAGGTTCTCCGCGACCTCGACCTGCCCACCCGCGCGGCCCCGCGGCTGTCGGACGTAGGCGGGCACGGCCACCCCATCGTCACCGACGTGTATGACATCGGCGAACTCGGCGACGTGCCTGACGGCGCCGAAGCAGCGCACCGCGACCATGTGATCGCCTGCGACGCGTCGAGCGTCGTCTGGGAGAGCATCCGGTGGTCGTCGCTGCCTCCCGGCGCCGCCTGCGTGGAGAAGGCGCCGGGCTTTGCGCCGAAGCTCTACTTCATCCTCGCCGGCGAGGGCGAGTTGCTCCTCGGCGAGGAGTCGCATCCGCTCCGTCCGGGCCATCTGGTGGTCGCCGGGCCCTCGGCAGTGCACCACGTGCGAAATCACGGCGCTGACGATCTGAACTGGCTACTGCTCGAGTTCCACGGCCTGCTCAATTCCACCATCTGGCCGGACGAGGCATCGGCCGGGGGAGGCGTCGCGTGA
- a CDS encoding cupin domain-containing protein — protein MDDQASEQKLRINHVPAGKGPTTWFDGDAYTIKASRDSTGGSLSFLEASIPPGSGPPPHIHTLEDEAFYILSGSLEFRSGGQSRQVGTGDFIHVPRGVGHSFRNNGVHAVRMVFLYTPGGFENFFVEAGEPAEPGRPIPRWGPEDYPRAVEIATRYGWQPSLEEDEG, from the coding sequence ATGGATGACCAGGCGTCGGAACAGAAACTGCGGATCAACCATGTACCCGCCGGAAAGGGGCCGACAACCTGGTTCGACGGCGACGCCTACACCATCAAGGCGAGCCGGGATAGCACCGGCGGTTCGCTGTCCTTTCTGGAAGCTTCGATCCCGCCCGGGAGCGGGCCGCCGCCGCACATCCACACCCTTGAGGACGAGGCGTTCTACATCCTCTCCGGCAGTCTGGAGTTCCGCAGCGGCGGGCAGAGCCGGCAGGTGGGCACGGGCGACTTCATCCATGTGCCACGCGGAGTCGGTCATTCGTTCCGGAATAACGGTGTGCACGCCGTTCGTATGGTTTTCCTCTACACGCCCGGCGGCTTCGAAAACTTCTTCGTGGAGGCCGGCGAGCCGGCCGAGCCCGGCAGGCCCATTCCGCGCTGGGGACCCGAGGACTATCCCCGGGCAGTAGAGATCGCCACTCGCTACGGGTGGCAGCCGTCGCTGGAGGAGGACGAGGGGTAG
- a CDS encoding VOC family protein, which produces MNISPRRSAVAPSGRPRGIPGANAVHHVAYTVPDLDQAVRFFTEALGAELLYVQGPVEDPTGDWMTRKLGVAADARAHVAMLRLGAVTNLELFEYTAPDQRRQIPRNSDWGGHHLAIHVEDVDLAAAYLRSWPGVHVLGEPETITDGPIAGDRWVYFLTPWGMQMELINLPVGIPYEQQVRARLYRPDQPWNNEGPVAHNG; this is translated from the coding sequence GTGAACATCAGCCCGCGGCGGAGCGCCGTCGCACCATCCGGTCGGCCCCGTGGCATCCCGGGCGCGAACGCGGTTCACCATGTCGCCTACACCGTCCCCGATCTCGACCAGGCGGTCCGATTCTTCACCGAGGCCCTGGGCGCGGAGCTTCTCTACGTCCAGGGACCGGTGGAGGACCCCACGGGTGACTGGATGACCCGCAAGCTCGGCGTGGCTGCGGACGCCCGTGCGCATGTCGCCATGCTGCGTCTCGGCGCCGTGACGAACCTGGAGCTCTTCGAGTACACCGCCCCGGACCAGCGCAGGCAGATTCCCCGCAACAGTGACTGGGGCGGACATCATCTGGCGATACACGTGGAGGACGTGGACCTCGCCGCTGCCTACCTGCGCTCCTGGCCTGGAGTGCACGTACTCGGTGAGCCGGAAACCATCACCGACGGTCCCATCGCGGGCGACCGCTGGGTGTACTTTCTCACGCCGTGGGGAATGCAGATGGAACTGATCAACCTGCCCGTGGGAATCCCCTACGAACAGCAGGTACGGGCCCGCCTCTACCGCCCGGATCAGCCATGGAACAACGAGGGACCGGTGGCGCACAATGGATGA
- a CDS encoding cupin domain-containing protein, which produces MIVSTVLGLSTTAGDIGWRCLARRGMLHCECEAIDYMRLGLGAVRDGRGRSGVEEAWFVLDGHGHFRDDADRWIPVRPGDLVLWAGGPGGWLRSDTESSLELLGLAVLPAAVSRQLPVRSPRTPRTGGPHG; this is translated from the coding sequence GTGATTGTTTCGACCGTGCTCGGTCTCAGCACGACCGCGGGCGACATCGGCTGGCGCTGTCTTGCCCGCCGCGGAATGCTGCACTGCGAATGCGAGGCCATCGACTACATGCGGCTGGGACTCGGCGCCGTCCGTGACGGCCGCGGCCGCAGCGGCGTCGAGGAGGCGTGGTTCGTGCTCGATGGTCATGGTCATTTCCGTGATGACGCTGACCGCTGGATACCGGTGCGTCCGGGCGATCTCGTCCTGTGGGCCGGCGGCCCGGGCGGCTGGCTGCGCAGCGACACCGAGAGCTCGCTCGAGCTTCTGGGCCTCGCGGTCCTGCCTGCCGCCGTCTCCCGACAACTGCCCGTGCGCAGTCCTCGAACCCCGCGTACTGGAGGCCCTCATGGTTGA
- a CDS encoding SDR family NAD(P)-dependent oxidoreductase translates to MTGAGRGIGLAIVQALVREGYAVVAASRTITGALKELAPDALEMDLGTPEAPEQLVRHALDRHGRIDLLVNNVAGTSTPPGGFLQLDDDAWQHTFTMTLMPTVRTTRAALPSLLEHRGAVVNISSVNARLPQPRLVAQSALKAAVSNLGKALAEEFGGRGLRVNTISPGPVLTDLWTAPGGPGDMFARRAGVPLEDYIDQIPSSIGVSTGQFTRPEEIADLVVFLASGRVANMSGTELVIDGGMLKSV, encoded by the coding sequence GTGACCGGCGCAGGCCGCGGAATCGGCCTTGCAATCGTGCAGGCCCTGGTCAGGGAGGGCTATGCCGTCGTCGCGGCGAGCCGCACGATCACCGGCGCGCTGAAGGAGTTGGCGCCAGACGCCCTCGAAATGGACCTTGGTACTCCCGAGGCGCCGGAACAGCTGGTTCGTCACGCTCTGGACCGACACGGCAGAATTGATCTGCTTGTCAACAACGTCGCGGGTACCTCGACGCCTCCGGGCGGTTTCCTGCAACTCGACGACGACGCGTGGCAGCACACGTTCACCATGACGCTCATGCCGACGGTCCGGACCACACGCGCGGCGCTCCCGAGCCTGCTGGAGCACCGCGGCGCGGTGGTGAACATCAGCTCGGTCAACGCCAGGCTGCCGCAGCCGCGGCTCGTGGCACAGTCAGCGCTCAAGGCGGCGGTGTCGAACCTGGGCAAGGCGCTGGCGGAGGAGTTCGGCGGCCGCGGGCTGCGGGTGAACACGATCTCTCCCGGTCCGGTGCTGACGGACCTGTGGACGGCGCCGGGCGGCCCGGGCGACATGTTCGCCCGCCGGGCCGGCGTCCCGCTTGAGGACTACATCGACCAGATCCCGTCGTCCATCGGTGTATCGACAGGCCAGTTCACCCGCCCGGAGGAGATCGCCGACCTGGTGGTCTTTCTGGCCTCAGGACGGGTCGCCAACATGAGCGGCACGGAACTTGTGATCGACGGTGGCATGCTGAAGTCCGTCTGA
- a CDS encoding DegT/DnrJ/EryC1/StrS family aminotransferase, whose amino-acid sequence MSGPGQFFLGEEEAALVQRVLTSRRLSRYRSDVADPGDESMVFTLEREIEHRFGARHCIAVNSGTSAILASLAALGVGPGDEVIVPGYTFVATIAAVVHRGAVPVLAEIDESLTLDPEDVARRITPRTKAVIAVHMLGAPCAMDELRAITDAHGLALVEDVAQACGGSYRGRSLGTIGAAGAFSLNPFKVITGGDGGLLTCADDEVYERAFAFHDHGFRPLRQGVVDADSLFGMNLRMHELSGAVALAQLRKIDTILATLRRQKERLTDAIGEIPGVARRRLNDPAGDCCSLLVLRFESITVAEAVSSRIGSTTLINSGRHYYGNMPQLLGRRMPTKTECPFGCAAHPTAHRYRAHMLPRTDDILARSVALSVGVVDSYLGSGFGIDPFSSADDIASVADALHTAVNEVTEKPVADKRRT is encoded by the coding sequence ATGTCGGGTCCAGGGCAGTTTTTCCTCGGCGAGGAGGAGGCCGCGTTGGTGCAGCGCGTGCTAACCAGTCGCCGCCTCAGCCGGTACCGTTCCGACGTCGCGGATCCGGGCGACGAGTCGATGGTGTTCACGCTCGAACGCGAGATTGAACACCGCTTCGGTGCCCGCCACTGCATCGCCGTCAACAGTGGAACGTCCGCGATCCTCGCATCGCTTGCCGCCCTCGGTGTTGGCCCGGGCGACGAGGTGATCGTGCCCGGTTACACCTTCGTCGCCACCATCGCCGCCGTCGTCCACCGCGGGGCCGTTCCCGTTCTCGCCGAGATCGACGAGTCCCTCACCCTCGACCCCGAGGACGTGGCCCGTCGGATCACTCCGAGGACGAAGGCTGTGATCGCCGTGCACATGCTGGGCGCGCCCTGCGCCATGGACGAGCTGCGGGCAATCACCGACGCCCACGGGTTGGCCCTGGTCGAGGACGTGGCCCAGGCCTGCGGCGGCTCCTACCGGGGGCGCAGCCTCGGCACGATCGGCGCGGCGGGCGCCTTCTCGCTCAACCCCTTCAAGGTCATCACAGGCGGCGACGGCGGTCTGCTGACCTGCGCGGACGACGAGGTGTACGAGCGGGCCTTCGCCTTCCACGACCACGGGTTCCGTCCTCTTCGCCAGGGCGTGGTCGACGCTGACTCGCTGTTCGGAATGAACCTGCGGATGCACGAGCTGAGCGGAGCGGTCGCCCTGGCCCAACTCCGCAAGATCGACACCATCCTCGCCACGCTCCGGCGACAGAAGGAGCGACTTACCGACGCGATCGGCGAGATACCGGGTGTGGCCCGCCGGCGGCTCAACGACCCTGCCGGCGACTGCTGCTCCCTCCTGGTGCTCCGATTCGAGTCGATCACAGTGGCCGAGGCCGTGAGTTCCCGGATCGGCTCCACCACCCTGATCAACTCGGGGCGGCACTACTACGGGAACATGCCCCAGTTGCTCGGTCGGCGGATGCCGACGAAAACGGAATGCCCGTTCGGGTGCGCCGCACATCCCACGGCCCACCGCTACCGTGCCCACATGCTGCCGCGTACGGACGATATCCTGGCCCGTTCGGTCGCCCTGTCGGTCGGAGTGGTCGACTCCTACCTCGGCTCCGGATTCGGCATAGATCCCTTCTCGTCAGCCGACGACATCGCCTCCGTCGCCGATGCCCTGCATACGGCCGTCAACGAAGTGACTGAGAAGCCGGTCGCGGATAAGAGGAGGACATGA
- a CDS encoding GMC oxidoreductase has protein sequence MTYAVGGMATHWTGVTPRHHPTVERAGCIPAADWEEFYGQAEMLLGTRTDLSADSVGHQTVLDALSREYSDLPEPYGVQHLPLAAQRRTDNPRLVRWSGADTILGPLADGSHERGEFSLREQHLCRRLQPAAGGTRIEYAEIEDHTRWRNIRVEAETYIIACGAVLTPQLLYASGVRPDALGRYLTEQPVAFAQTVLPSDPGTAPEQDPDPNVWIPVSEGRPWHCQIHRDLPYDDVEPHRGIDSSSVVDLRWFGLVDPRPENRLLFSDTTRDIFGMPQPEFEFSLSSNDLARQWSMMVDLRRATRALGGHLPASPPRFVVPAPPLHVTGTVRMGTDADTSVVDPDARVWGIDNLYLGGNGLIPTGSASNPTLTSVAMALRAARGILSHTHRSIDNGHRLLSTG, from the coding sequence GTGACCTACGCGGTCGGCGGGATGGCCACGCACTGGACCGGGGTGACTCCGCGGCACCACCCGACCGTGGAACGTGCCGGTTGCATCCCGGCTGCCGACTGGGAGGAGTTCTACGGACAGGCGGAAATGCTGCTGGGCACGCGCACTGATCTGTCGGCGGATTCAGTTGGCCACCAGACTGTGCTCGACGCACTCAGCAGGGAGTACAGCGACCTGCCCGAACCCTACGGGGTCCAGCATCTCCCCCTGGCGGCGCAGCGCCGCACCGACAATCCCCGGCTGGTGCGGTGGAGCGGAGCCGACACGATTCTGGGCCCGCTCGCCGACGGCTCCCATGAACGGGGCGAGTTCTCACTACGTGAGCAGCATCTGTGCCGCCGCCTCCAGCCGGCTGCCGGCGGCACGCGGATCGAGTACGCCGAGATCGAGGACCACACGCGCTGGCGGAACATCCGGGTCGAGGCAGAAACGTACATCATCGCCTGTGGCGCCGTGCTCACGCCGCAGCTGCTGTACGCCTCCGGTGTCCGCCCTGACGCGCTCGGGCGTTATTTGACCGAGCAGCCAGTCGCCTTCGCCCAGACAGTACTCCCGAGTGATCCGGGAACGGCTCCGGAGCAGGACCCCGACCCCAATGTGTGGATCCCCGTCTCCGAGGGACGTCCCTGGCACTGCCAGATCCATCGAGACCTGCCCTACGACGACGTGGAACCGCACCGGGGGATCGACAGCAGTTCGGTCGTCGATCTACGGTGGTTCGGGCTCGTCGATCCACGGCCCGAGAACCGGCTGCTCTTCTCGGATACCACCCGGGACATCTTCGGGATGCCGCAGCCGGAGTTCGAGTTCTCTCTCAGCAGCAATGATCTGGCGCGCCAGTGGTCGATGATGGTCGATCTCCGCCGGGCGACCCGCGCTCTCGGGGGTCATCTGCCGGCTTCTCCGCCCCGCTTCGTGGTGCCCGCACCGCCGCTGCACGTCACGGGGACCGTTCGGATGGGAACAGACGCGGACACGAGCGTGGTCGACCCCGACGCGAGGGTCTGGGGCATTGACAACCTGTATCTCGGCGGCAACGGCCTGATCCCGACCGGCAGCGCAAGCAATCCGACGCTGACCAGCGTGGCCATGGCGCTGCGGGCGGCCCGGGGCATTCTCTCCCACACCCATCGGAGCATCGACAACGGTCATCGACTCCTGTCGACCGGATAA
- a CDS encoding cupin domain-containing protein, translating into MVDRVVTTTVDDPSFVYGMHGGEKRAQWKCLARRNNMFGPWEAVEWAWLPPGGASGEHLHSRTEQLDYIVSGAGVMTIDGRDRFVTAGDVVLTALGTRHGLRNAGSDELVWLVTEVPGPVLGTARPGPPGAGAAVIRMREAGEIDPTEVLSGPLRRARLVRLDPGASESLLADAEEHVLYTLSGAGVAANASTSVRLRQGVSVSVPFHGSIRVEAGREGLEFFVVSLAVELTPGRKR; encoded by the coding sequence ATGGTTGACCGGGTCGTGACAACCACCGTGGACGACCCCTCGTTCGTCTACGGAATGCACGGCGGCGAAAAGCGCGCGCAGTGGAAGTGTCTGGCCCGCCGCAACAACATGTTCGGGCCCTGGGAGGCGGTGGAATGGGCCTGGCTGCCCCCCGGGGGAGCCAGCGGAGAACATCTGCACAGCCGCACCGAGCAACTCGACTACATCGTCTCTGGCGCGGGCGTGATGACGATCGACGGCCGAGATCGGTTCGTCACCGCGGGTGACGTGGTGTTGACCGCGCTCGGAACCCGGCATGGTCTGCGCAATGCGGGTTCGGACGAGCTCGTCTGGCTTGTAACGGAAGTGCCGGGTCCGGTGCTGGGCACCGCACGACCCGGACCACCCGGCGCTGGAGCGGCTGTGATCAGGATGCGCGAGGCCGGCGAGATCGACCCTACGGAAGTGCTTTCCGGCCCGCTGCGCCGGGCCAGACTGGTCCGGCTGGATCCGGGCGCGAGCGAATCACTCCTGGCCGACGCCGAGGAACATGTTCTGTACACGTTGAGCGGCGCTGGAGTAGCGGCAAACGCCTCGACTTCCGTTCGCCTGCGGCAGGGCGTCTCGGTGAGCGTGCCCTTCCACGGCAGCATCAGGGTGGAGGCCGGCCGCGAGGGCCTGGAGTTCTTTGTCGTCAGTCTTGCCGTCGAGTTGACACCGGGCAGGAAAAGATGA
- a CDS encoding NAD(P)/FAD-dependent oxidoreductase — MENSTQVLVIGGGPGGATTAGLLAREGISVTLMEKETFPRYHIGESLLPSCQPILELLGVREKVESRGYQRKRGAYFDWAGEKWDVTFGDPTDDRASSYQVLRSDFDQVLLEHARELGVTAFEGAEVQRLTFDGDRPRSAVWSQPGAGITNAEITFDHVIDASGRSGLMTTRHLRTRRYHEVFRNIAVWGYWKNATPLPAGPEGAIAICYVPDGWLWGIPLGDGQLSVGLVTHRDVFNSRRQNGESLESIYHAAIRESPVIENLLPSAELVSSLRAEQDYSYTSERFSGPGYFLVGDAACFLDPLLSTGVHLAMYSALLAAASLASVLRGEFGEEAARDLYDRSYRQAYLRLLVVVSNLYQQNQGKDSYFWEAQRLTLRDANPDEIKQAFVDVVSGIEDLRDAQATLDTAVEATGMAMAQWDGWHWNPSALNHSELTESEWKKALDGSQDIDSLAPGERELAAARARFFDTAMQRVLGPVPQGGQGLYVVTRPRLGLANLQ, encoded by the coding sequence ATGGAGAATTCCACGCAGGTTCTTGTGATCGGTGGAGGTCCAGGGGGCGCCACCACCGCCGGCCTCCTCGCCCGCGAAGGGATTTCCGTCACCCTGATGGAGAAGGAGACGTTCCCGCGCTACCACATCGGCGAGTCCCTGCTACCCTCCTGCCAGCCCATCCTGGAGCTGCTCGGCGTCCGGGAGAAGGTGGAGAGCCGAGGCTACCAGCGCAAGCGTGGAGCGTATTTCGACTGGGCGGGAGAGAAATGGGACGTCACGTTCGGGGATCCGACGGACGACCGTGCCTCCTCGTATCAGGTCCTGCGTTCGGACTTCGACCAGGTGCTGCTGGAGCACGCCAGGGAGCTCGGAGTGACTGCTTTCGAGGGAGCGGAGGTACAGCGCCTCACGTTCGACGGTGATCGGCCGCGGTCAGCGGTCTGGTCCCAGCCCGGCGCGGGAATCACCAACGCCGAGATCACCTTCGATCACGTCATTGACGCCTCGGGTCGCTCCGGCCTCATGACGACACGCCATCTCCGCACCCGCCGTTACCACGAGGTGTTCCGGAACATCGCGGTCTGGGGTTACTGGAAAAATGCGACGCCGCTCCCCGCCGGGCCGGAGGGCGCGATTGCGATCTGCTATGTACCCGACGGCTGGCTGTGGGGAATTCCTCTCGGTGACGGGCAGCTCAGCGTCGGCCTGGTGACGCACCGGGACGTCTTCAACTCCAGGCGCCAGAACGGCGAGAGCCTTGAGTCGATCTATCACGCGGCGATCCGGGAGAGCCCCGTGATCGAGAATCTGCTACCCTCCGCCGAGCTGGTGTCCTCCCTGCGCGCCGAGCAGGACTACTCCTATACCTCTGAGCGATTCTCCGGGCCGGGATATTTTCTCGTCGGTGATGCTGCCTGCTTTCTGGACCCGCTGTTGTCCACGGGCGTGCACCTCGCCATGTACAGCGCGCTGCTCGCGGCGGCGAGCCTGGCAAGCGTCCTACGTGGCGAATTCGGTGAGGAGGCGGCACGGGACCTGTATGACCGGTCGTACCGCCAGGCGTACCTTCGCCTGCTCGTGGTCGTGTCGAACCTGTACCAGCAGAACCAGGGGAAGGACTCGTACTTCTGGGAGGCGCAACGCCTCACTCTCCGCGACGCCAACCCGGACGAGATCAAGCAGGCGTTCGTGGACGTCGTGTCCGGGATCGAGGATCTGCGCGACGCCCAGGCGACACTCGACACCGCCGTCGAGGCCACAGGTATGGCGATGGCTCAGTGGGACGGCTGGCACTGGAACCCATCGGCACTCAACCACTCCGAGCTGACCGAATCAGAGTGGAAAAAGGCGCTGGACGGCTCCCAGGACATTGATTCCCTCGCGCCGGGGGAACGCGAGCTGGCGGCGGCCCGAGCCCGGTTCTTCGACACCGCCATGCAACGGGTGCTGGGGCCTGTTCCGCAGGGCGGGCAGGGGTTGTACGTGGTGACGAGGCCCCGGCTGGGGCTCGCCAACCTCCAGTAG
- a CDS encoding cupin domain-containing protein: MIVSSISGGLTLSVDDGIGETAWRCLGRRGMLYSECESFDYARLAPGASLDGRGRDEIEEVWFVLAGEGTYLDAGSGARPVHTGDLLICPQTARGHWRAPFDTPLELLLLAMMPASISRSLPPRAPVS; encoded by the coding sequence ATGATCGTGTCCAGCATTTCCGGCGGCCTCACCCTGTCCGTGGACGACGGTATCGGCGAGACCGCCTGGCGTTGCCTTGGTCGGCGAGGAATGCTGTACAGCGAGTGCGAGTCGTTCGACTACGCCCGGCTCGCACCGGGTGCCTCCCTCGATGGTCGCGGTCGGGATGAGATCGAGGAGGTCTGGTTCGTGCTTGCCGGTGAGGGGACGTACCTTGACGCTGGATCAGGTGCCCGGCCGGTGCACACGGGCGACCTGCTCATCTGTCCGCAGACGGCCCGCGGCCACTGGCGCGCGCCTTTTGATACTCCGCTGGAGCTGCTGCTTCTCGCGATGATGCCCGCCTCGATAAGCCGAAGCCTGCCGCCTCGCGCCCCCGTCTCGTGA
- a CDS encoding FAD-binding oxidoreductase produces the protein MGSGALSLVDAGTARAASTAPAAPTSTSHGFGPVTIKSDDQRYGALITGDNQRWVGSPDYIQLVGSTQQVVDAVQTAVRNGLQLSVRSGGHCYEDFVANSAVRVVIDMSAMNAVYYDSAMKAFAVEAGARLLNVYEALYRGWGVTIPGGRCYSVGAGGHICGGGDGPLSRRFGIVVDHLYAIEIVVVDKSGTARSVVATREDNDPNRDLWWAHTGCGGGNYGIVTRYWMRSPAAKSDDPGSLLPKPPATMLMNGLSFSWSDLDQNKLSRLLQNFGGWHERNSAPDSPGVAVVSSLALNHKSNGSVSIFTLVEGSIPSPEKVLTDFINEIRNGVAAETGPMIRPTGELGPMPEIVKAQHLPWLQSVRYLATNSPVLTNPTLRADHKSAYLRKSFTAAETATIYKYLTSDSTNPNSMLLLLPFGGNINATQPSATAFPHRSSVMQALYQSFWSDPADDAKNLAWVRGFYSDVYAATGGVPVPNDRTDGCYINYADTDLSDPAYNSSKVPWHDLYYKENYPKLQQVKARWDPKNVFRHSQSIELPG, from the coding sequence ATGGGATCTGGTGCGCTGTCGCTCGTCGATGCCGGGACGGCGCGGGCCGCCAGCACGGCCCCCGCGGCACCGACCTCGACGAGCCACGGATTCGGACCGGTCACGATCAAGTCCGATGATCAACGCTACGGCGCTCTCATCACCGGAGACAACCAGCGTTGGGTCGGCTCTCCCGACTACATCCAGCTGGTCGGCTCGACCCAACAGGTGGTGGACGCCGTCCAGACCGCCGTCCGGAACGGGCTGCAGCTCTCGGTACGAAGCGGCGGCCACTGCTACGAGGACTTCGTCGCCAACTCCGCGGTACGGGTAGTGATCGACATGTCCGCGATGAACGCGGTCTACTACGACAGTGCAATGAAGGCTTTCGCCGTGGAGGCCGGAGCCAGGCTTCTCAACGTGTATGAGGCACTGTACCGAGGCTGGGGTGTCACCATACCGGGTGGGCGCTGTTACTCCGTGGGCGCTGGCGGGCACATCTGTGGTGGCGGCGACGGCCCGCTTTCTCGCCGGTTCGGCATAGTCGTCGACCACCTGTACGCCATCGAGATCGTGGTGGTCGACAAGTCGGGTACGGCGCGAAGCGTCGTCGCCACCAGGGAGGACAACGACCCCAATCGTGACCTGTGGTGGGCGCACACCGGCTGCGGCGGCGGGAACTACGGTATCGTCACCCGCTACTGGATGCGCTCGCCCGCGGCAAAATCCGACGATCCAGGCTCCCTGCTGCCGAAGCCGCCGGCCACGATGCTCATGAACGGTCTCTCCTTCTCCTGGTCCGACCTCGACCAGAACAAGCTGAGCAGGCTCCTGCAGAACTTCGGCGGATGGCACGAGCGGAACAGCGCCCCGGACTCGCCCGGCGTCGCGGTCGTCAGCTCGCTCGCCCTGAACCACAAATCCAACGGAAGCGTGAGTATCTTCACCCTGGTGGAGGGGAGCATACCGAGCCCGGAGAAGGTGCTGACCGATTTCATCAACGAGATTCGGAACGGGGTTGCCGCCGAGACGGGACCGATGATCAGGCCGACCGGCGAGCTCGGCCCCATGCCGGAGATCGTCAAGGCCCAGCACCTGCCCTGGCTGCAGTCTGTTCGCTATCTCGCGACCAACTCCCCGGTGCTGACCAATCCCACACTTCGCGCCGACCACAAGTCGGCCTACCTGCGGAAATCGTTCACCGCTGCCGAGACTGCAACCATCTACAAGTACCTCACGAGCGACAGCACCAACCCGAACTCGATGCTGCTGCTCCTGCCGTTCGGCGGGAACATCAACGCGACACAGCCATCGGCAACCGCTTTTCCGCATCGTAGCTCCGTGATGCAGGCGCTGTACCAGAGCTTCTGGTCGGACCCCGCCGACGACGCCAAGAACCTTGCCTGGGTTCGTGGTTTCTACTCCGACGTCTACGCCGCGACCGGTGGCGTGCCCGTTCCCAATGACCGGACCGACGGGTGCTACATCAACTACGCGGACACCGACCTGTCCGATCCGGCCTACAACTCCTCAAAGGTCCCCTGGCACGACCTGTACTACAAGGAAAACTATCCCAAGCTGCAGCAGGTCAAGGCGCGGTGGGATCCGAAGAACGTCTTCCGTCACTCCCAGTCGATCGAGCTTCCCGGATAA